A window of the Pogona vitticeps strain Pit_001003342236 chromosome 4, PviZW2.1, whole genome shotgun sequence genome harbors these coding sequences:
- the MYOG gene encoding myogenin: MPPSSWCEGPEFHSPAQALPCQTLTMELLETNPYFFTDQRFYDGENYLSPRLHGYEQTAYQDRAAMTLCPEGRPGIEEKASALPDHSPGQCLPWACKVCKRKSVSIDRRRAATLREKRRLKKVNEAFEALKRSTLLNPNQRLPKVEILRSAIQYIERLQALLSTLNQQERDQRELRYCNTSTQPVVASDHGQSSTSCSPEWSTQLEFSTHSGDHLLSDDSSEDRNLHSLSSIVDSIAVEDVSAVFQEERAQN; encoded by the exons ATGCCACCAAGCAGTTGGTGTGAGGGGCCGGAGTTTCACTCCCCAGCGCAGGCTCTGCCTTGCCAGACGCTCACCATGGAACTCCTAGAGACCAACCCATACTTTTTCACAGACCAACGTTTTTATGATGGGGAAAACTACTTGAGCCCTCGCTTACATGGCTATGAGCAGACGGCCTACCAAGATCGAGCAGCCATGACCCtatgcccggagggaaggcctggcaTAGAGGAGAAGGCGTCCGCCCTGCCTGACCACAGTCCTGGACAGTGCCTGCCTTGGGCATGCAAAGTATGCAAGAGGAAAAGTGTCTCCATTGACAGACGCCGTGCAGCTACCCTGAGGGAAAAGCGACGGCTGAAGAAAGTCAATGAAGCTTTCGAAGCTCTGAAACGAAGCACCTTACTGAACCCAAACCAACGGCTCCCCAAGGTGGAAATCCTGCGCAGCGCCATCCAATATATTGAACGCTTACAAGCTCTGCTCAGTACTCTTAACCAACAAGAGCGGGACCAGCGGGAACTGCGTTATTGTAACACCAGTACCCAGCCAGTG gTGGCTAGTGACCATGGACAGAGCAGCACCTCATGCAGTCCAGAGTGGAGCACCCAGTTGGAATTCAGCACTCATTCTGGAG ATCATCTGCTGAGTGATGATTCTTCTGAAGACCGCAACCTTCACTCACTGTCTTCCATTGTGGACAGTATTGCTGTTGAGGATGTGTCTGCTGTGTTCCAAGAAGAGAGAGCTCAGAACTGA